Proteins from one Camelina sativa cultivar DH55 chromosome 8, Cs, whole genome shotgun sequence genomic window:
- the LOC104705861 gene encoding developmental protein SEPALLATA 1-like isoform X1: protein MGRGRVELKRIENKINRQVTFAKRRNGLLKKAYELSVLCDAEVALIIFSNRGKLYEFCSSPNMLKTLDRYQKCSYGSIEVNNKPAKELENSYREYLKLKGRYESLQRQQRNLLGEDLGPLNSKELEQLERQLDGSLKQVRSIKTQYMLDQLSDLQNKEQMLLETNRALAMKLDDMIGVRSHHMGGGGGGWDGGEQNVTYAHHQAHSQGLYQPLECNPTLQIGYDNPVCSEQITATTQAQAQQGNGYIPGWML, encoded by the exons atgggAAGAGGAAGAGTAGAGCTGAAGAGGATAGAGAACAAAATCAACAGACAAGTAACGTTTGCAAAGCGTAGGAACGGTTTGTTGAAGAAAGCTTATGAATTGTCTGTTCTTTGCGATGCTGAGGTTgctctcatcatcttctccaaccGTGGAAAGCTCTATGAGTTTTGCAGCTCCCCAAA CATGCTCAAGACATTGGATCGGTACCAGAAATGCAGCTATGGCTCCATTGAAGTCAACAACAAACCTGCCAAAGAACTTGAG AACAGCTACAGAGAGTATTTGAAGCTTAAGGGTAGATATGAGAGCCTACAGCGTCAACAAag AAATCTTCTTGGGGAGGATTTAGGACCTCTGAATTCAAAGGAGCTAGAACAGCTTGAACGTCAACTTGACGGCTCTCTCAAGCAAGTTCGGTCCATcaag ACACAGTACATGCTTGACCAGCTCTCTGATCTTCAAAATAAAGAGCAGATGTTGCTTGAGACCAATAGAGCTTTGGCAATGAAG CTGGACGACATGATTGGGGTGAGAAGTCATCAtatgggaggaggaggaggaggatgggATGGCGGTGAACAGAATGTTACCTATGCGCATCATCAAGCTCATTCTCAGGGACTATACCAGCCTCTTGAATGCAATCCAACTCTACAAATCGG GTATGATAATCCGGTATGCTCAGAGCAAATAACTGCGACAACACAAGCTCAGGCACAACAGGGAAATGGTTACATTCCAGGCTGGATGCTTTGA
- the LOC104705863 gene encoding uncharacterized protein LOC104705863, giving the protein MQSLTSNEVAGLAVGALLLGATIAAPKVDAFIAASQRRSLGMCRKCGDLKSVACGRCKGTGTIKSGGFFGFSDSSNARSVACDNCRARGCFPCPECSKS; this is encoded by the exons atgcaGAGCTTAACATCAAACGAAGTTGCGGGTTTAGCAGTTGGAGCTCTGCTTCTCGGTGCCACCATCGCTGCTCCTAAAGTTGATGCTTTCATAGCCGCTTCTCAAAGAAG ATCTCTTGGCATGTGTCGAAAATGTGGAGATCTTAAGAGCGTAGCGTGTGGCCGCTGCAAGGGAACAGGAACGATCAAATCAGGCGGATTCTTTGGATTCAGTGACTCATCGAACGCAAGATCAGTCGCTTGCGATAATTGCCGAGCCAGAGGTTGTTTCCCTTGTCCTGAATGCTCAAAATCTTGA
- the LOC104705865 gene encoding probable tRNA (guanine(26)-N(2))-dimethyltransferase 1, with protein sequence METDLNDYTIIKEGEAEVLMHKKNQVFFNKAQVNNRDMSIAVLRAFISKRKQEHEAMLSKRARSSGKVPEKDVSETSKEESPTENGEDNGKTNGEHKVTSQDGPKEAAKIAYESARRELKPPRVLEALSASGLRALRYAREVEGIGQVVALDNDPASVEACQRNIKFNGLMSTSKVESHLTDARVHMLSHPKEFDVVDLDPYGAPSIFLDSAVQSVADGGLLMCTATDMAVLCGANGEVCYSKYGSYPLKGKYCHEMALRILLASIESHANRYKRYIVPVLSVQMDFYVRVFVRVYTSASAMKNTPLKLSYVYQCIGCDSFHLQSVGRSLPKNNSVRYLPGVGPVVPQDCTHCGKKYNMGGPIWSAPMHDQEWVTSILSGVKSMKGRYPAYDRICAVLTTISEELPDVPLFLSLHSLSATLKCTSPSAALFRSAVINANYRVSGSHVNPLGIKTDAPMEIIWDIMRCWVKNHPIKPQSPDHPGSVILSKEPSHQADFSRHVGSLSKAQTKKVARFLPNPEKHWGPKIRAGRTITSKHVSLLGHEAVNGHLNGNHKEEGAEEEEDEEEEPQEDIIEDEPDLKRQKTAAEDIASTS encoded by the exons ATGGAAACAGATCTGAATGACTACACTATTATCAAGGAAGGAGAAGCTGAGGTCCTTATGCACAAGAAGAACCAAGTCTTCTTCAACAAAGCTCAG GTTAACAACAGGGACATGTCCATTGCTGTGCTAAGGGCATTTATATCCAAACGCAAGCAAGAGCATGAGGCGATGTTATCTAAAAGAGCTAGATCATCTGGGAAAGTGCCTGAGAAAGATGTCTCTGAGACTTCCAAGGAAGAATCTCCTACTGAAAATGGTGAGGATAATGGTAAAACCAATGGAGAGCACAAAGTAACATCTCAGGATGGACCAAAGGAAGCTGCCAAGATCGCATATGAATCTGCACGAAGAGAACTCAAGCCACCAAGAGTGCTTGAG GCCCTGTCAGCTTCAGGGTTAAGAGCTTTGAGGTATGCTCGCGAAGTTGAAGGAATTGGTCAAGTTGTAGCTTTGGATAATGACCCAG CATCGGTTGAAGCTTGCCAGAGAAACATAAAGTTCAATGGCTTGATGTCTACTTCAAAGGTGGAGTCACATCTTACTGATGCTCGTGTCCACATGCTTAGCCACCCAAAAGAATTTGATGTG GTTGATCTTGATCCATATGGTGCGCCGTCTATTTTCCTTGATTCAGCTGTTCAATCAGTTGCCGATGGTGGGCTGCTAATGTGTACAGCAACTGACATGGCAGTGTTGTGTGGGGCTAACGGCGAGGTTTGCTATTCCAA ATATGGTTCTTATCCACTGAAAGGGAAATATTGTCATGAAATGGCTTTGCGGATCCTCCTCGCCAGCATCGAG AGCCATGCAAATCGCTACAAACGGTATATTGTTCCAGTTCTATCAGTCCAAATGGATTTCTACGTCCGTGTCTTTGTCCGCGTTTACAC TTCGGCGAGTGCAATGAAAAACACTCCACTAAAGCTCTCATATGTCTATCAATGCATCGGTTGTGATTCCTTTCATCTTCAGTCTGTTGGAAGATCTCTCCCTAAG AATAACAGTGTGAGGTATCTACCAGGAGTTGGTCCTGTTGTTCCTCAGGATTGCACTCATTGTGGAAAGAAATATAACATGGGTGGACCAATATGGTCTGCTCCAATGCATGATCAAGAATGGGTGACTTCGATACTAAGTGGTGTTAAATCCATGAAAGGCAGATATCCTGCTTACGACCGAATTTGTGCTGTTCTTACCACAATCTCAGAG GAATTGCCAGATGTTCCACTGTTTTTGAGCCTTCATAGTCTCTCTGCAACGCTAAAATGTACTTCACCATCAGCTGCTCTGTTTCGATCAGCAGTAATCAATGCAAACTACCGTGTCTCAGGGTCCCATGTGAACCCGCTTGGGATTAAAACTGATGCCCCAATGGAGATTATCTGGGACATTATGCGGTGCTGG GTGAAAAATCATCCCATTAAGCCACAATCACCTGATCATCCCGGAAGTGTGATTCTATCTAAAGAACCATCTCATCAG GCTGACTTTTCGCGCCATGTTGGTTCGCTTAGCAAAGCACAAACGAAGAAAGTAGCTAGGTTTCTACCAAACCCAGAGAAGCATTGGGGTCCAAAGATAAGGGCTGGTCGTACAATCACAAGCAAACACGTCTCACTTCTTGGTCATGAAGCAGTTAATGGTCATCTCAACGGAAATCACAAAGAagaaggagcagaagaagaagaagatgaagaagaagagcctcAAGAAGATATTATTGAGGATGAGCCAGATCTGAAACGCCAAAAGACAGCAGCAGAGGATATTGCCTCAACATCATAG
- the LOC104705866 gene encoding E3 ubiquitin-protein ligase RING1-like — protein sequence MVLDEEFELENLHNAIEWVQEPVQQQVTPPRDDDDDDDDDDDNDDDDAWQMWNANVFFQDMMDMDHLAVNFEDAEIDGEYNAAILVQMFDNQDDVIMGSPPASKRVVDDLPAVVITSEQLSNGNTIVCAICKDDIVVDEKAKRLPCNHYYHGECIVPWLGIRNTCPVCRYELPTDDPEYERNRRLQRRGSNGLAR from the coding sequence ATGGTGCTTGATGAAGAATTCGAATTGGAGAATTTGCACAACGCGATCGAGTGGGTTCAAGAACCTGTTCAACAACAAGTTACTCCACcaagggatgatgatgatgatgatgatgatgatgatgataatgatgatgatgatgcttggCAGATGTGGAATGCCAACGTGTTTTTTCAAGATATGATGGATATGGATCATCTAGCTGTTAATTTTGAAGATGCTGAAATTGACGGAGAGTACAATGCTGCTATTTTAGTGCAAATGTTTGATAACCAGGATGATGTCATCATGGGGAGTCCTCCCGCATCCAAAAGAGTGGTTGATGATCTTCCTGCTGTGGTGATTACCTCTGAACAGTTGAGCAACGGGAACACCATCGTTTGCGCCATCTGCAAAGATGATATTGTGGTTGATGAGAAAGCTAAGAGGCTTCCTTGTAATCATTACTATCATGGTGAGTGTATAGTACCTTGGTTGGGGATAAGGAATACATGTCCGGTTTGTAGGTATGAGCTACCTACTGATGATCCTGAATATGAAAGGAATAGGAGATTGCAGAGGCGTGGTAGCAACGGTTTGGCAAGGTAG
- the LOC104705867 gene encoding basic leucine zipper 43-like, with protein sequence MQPNYDSLSLTNMQQQDYIHLNNYYNNLTPSTNNNLNLLQYPQIQELNLQSPASNNSTTSDDATEGIFVINERKQRRMVSNRESARRSRMRKQRHLDELLSQVAWLRSKNHQLLEKLNQVSDSNDHVIQENLNLKEENSELRQGITSMKKLGGDIHEKQYSSSMDEDFSSTTEDPRTHHHPS encoded by the coding sequence ATGCAGCCAAATTATGATAGCTTAAGTCTTaccaacatgcaacaacaagaCTACATCCACTTAAACAACTACTACAACAACTTAACCCCTTCAACCAATAACAATCTCAATCTGCTCCAATACCCTCAGATTCAAGAACTAAACCTACAATCTCCGGCAAGCAACAACTCCACGACTTCCGACGACGCAACTGAAGGGATATTCGTCATCAACGAGAGAAAGCAAAGACGTATGGTATCTAACAGAGAGTCAGCAAGAAGGTCAAGAATGAGAAAGCAAAGACACTTAGACGAGCTTCTCTCACAGGTTGCTTGGCTGCGAAGCAAGAACCACCAGCTTTTAGAAAAGCTAAACCAAGTCTCGGACAGCAATGATCATGTTATTCAAGAGAACTTGAATCTTAAAGAGGAAAACTCGGAGCTTCGTCAAGGGATCACATCCATGAAGAAGCTTGGAGGAGACATCCATGAAAAACAATATTCTTCTTCCATGGATGAAGACTTCTCTTCAACTACAGAAGATCCAAgaactcatcatcatccatcatgA
- the LOC104705868 gene encoding zinc finger protein CONSTANS-like, giving the protein MLKQESNNTGSGENNRARACDICRSNACTVYCHADSAYLCTSCDAQVHSANRVASRHKRVRVCESCERAPAAFLCVADDASLCTACDSEVHSANPLARRHHRVPILPISGNSYSSMSTHHQSETTMTDQDKLPIVEQERGVEGGEDAKKVPSWLFTNSNKNKGNHNDNSQNNGFLFSDAYLDLADYNSSMDYQFTSQYNQQQQDCGVPQTSYGGDRVVPLQLEESKGHLHQKGQNFQFDITNGSSGSHYSNKGSLNHNAYISSMETGVVPESTPRVKTASHPRTPKATVDQLPDPPSQMITQLSPMDREARVLRYREKRKTRKFEKTIRYASRKAYAERRLWVNGRFAKRREIEDEDHEFNIMLMYDTGYGVVPSF; this is encoded by the exons ATGTTGAAACAAGAGAGTAACAACACTGGTAGTGGAGAGAACAACAGGGCACGAGCCTGTGACATATGCCGATCAAACGCCTGCACCGTGTACTGCCATGCTGACTCTGCCTACTTGTGCACGAGCTGTGATGCTCAAGTTCACTCTGCCAATCGCGTTGCTTCCCGCCATAAACGTGTTCGGGTCTGCGAGTCATGTGAGCGTGCTCCCGCTGCTTTTTTGTGTGTGGCAGATGATGCATCTCTTTGCACAGCTTGTGATTCAGAGGTTCATTCTGCAAACCCACTCGCTAGACGCCATCACCGAGTTCCAATTCTGCCAATCTCCGGAAACTCTTACAGCTCCATGTCCACTCATCACCAAAGTGAGACAACAATGACTGATCAAGATAAGTTACCAATTGTGGAGCAAGAGAGAGGTGTAGAAGGTGGTGAGGATGCCAAGAAGGTGCCGTCGTGGTTGTTCACTaactcaaataaaaataaaggcaATCATAATGACAATAGCCAGAACAATGGGTTTTTGTTTAGTGATGCGTATCTTGACCTTGCGGATTACAACTCAAGTATGGACTACCAATTCACAAGTCAATACAATCAACAGCAACAAGACTGCGGCGTACCACAAACAAGCTACGGGGGAGATAGGGTGGTTCCACTTCAACTCGAAGAATCAAAGGGCCACCTGCACCAAAAGGGACAGAATTTTCAATTCGATATCACAAATGGTTCCTCAGGAAGTCACTACAGCAACAAAGGTTCCCTAAACCATAAC GCATACATTTCATCCATGGAAACTGGTGTTGTGCCGGAGTCAACACCGCGTGTCAAAACAGCTTCACATCCAAGAACGCCCAAAGCAACAGTAGACCAACTACCTGACCCTCCAAGTCAGATGATAACCCAACTCAGTCCAATGGATAGAGAAGCCAGAGTCCTGAGATacagagagaagaggaagacaagGAAATTTGAGAAGACGATAAGGTATGCTTCAAGGAAGGCATATGCAGAGAGAAGACTATGGGTCAATGGCCGGTTCGCAAAGAGGAGAGAAATCGAAGACGAGGACCACGAGTTCAACATAATGCTAATGTACGACACAGGATATGGCGTTGTTCCTTCATTCTGA
- the LOC104705871 gene encoding zinc finger protein CONSTANS-LIKE 1-like, with translation MLKEESNWAQVCDSCRSAACTVYCHADSAYLCTSCDAQVHAVNRLASRHGRVRVCQSCERAPAAFFCKADAASLCTACDSEIHSANPLARRHQRVPILPISGNSYGSMETNHSCETTVTDPENSMVVVGQEEEDRDEAEAASWLLPNLGKNSGNNNNSQNNGFSIGDEYLDLVDYSSSMDQSSQYQQHRNVPERSYRGDGVVPLQVDESKSHKHHEELNFELGITYAPPSSSNGFISHMVHVSSIDLGVVPESTTKSTTSDATVSHPISPKAVTDQIPEPPAQMLSPIERQARVMRYREKKKMRKFEKTIRYASRKAYAEKRPRIKGRFAKRKEVDAEADQAFSTTLTFDTGYGIVPSL, from the exons ATGTTGAAAGAAGAGAGTAACTGGGCACAAGTCTGTGATTCATGCCGATCAGCCGCATGTACCGTGTACTGCCACGCTGACTCTGCCTACTTGTGCACTAGCTGTGATGCTCAAGTTCATGCTGTCAATCGTCTTGCTTCTCGCCATGGACGTGTTCGAGTCTGTCAATCATGTGAGCGAGCTCCAGCTGCCTTTTTCTGCAAGGCAGATGCTGCATCCCTATGCACAGCCTGTGACTCAGAGATTCATTCTGCAAACCCACTTGCTAGACGCCATCAGCGAGTTCCAATTCTGCCGATATCTGGAAACTCTTACGGTTCCATGGAGACTAACCATTCATGTGAGACAACAGTGACAGATCCAGAGAACAGCATGGTGGTGGTAggtcaagaagaagaggatagaGATGAAGCGGAGGCGGCTTCATGGTTGTTGCCTAATTTAGGGAAAAACAgtggtaacaacaacaatagtcAGAACAATGGCTTCTCGATTGGTGACGAGTATCTGGACCTTGTCGATTACAGTTCAAGTATGGATCAATCCAGTCAGTATCAACAACACCGAAACGTACCTGAGAGGAGTTATAGAGGAGATGGAGTTGTTCCACTTCAAGTTGACGAATCAAAGAGTCACAAGCACCACGAGGAACTGAACTTTGAGTTGGGCATCACCTATGCTCCACCAAGCTCCTCCAATGGTTTCATAAGTCATATG GTACATGTTTCATCTATAGACCTTGGAGTTGTGCCAGAGTCAACAACGA AGTCAACAACGAGTGACGCAACAGTATCACACCCAATATCGCCCAAAGCGGTAACAGACCAAATACCTGAACCTCCAGCTCAGATGCTCAGTCCAATAGAGAGACAGGCTAGAGTTATGAgatacagagagaagaagaagatgaggaaattTGAGAAGACAATACGATATGCTTCAAGGAAAGCGTACGCAGAGAAAAGACCACGGATCAAGGGCCGGTTTGCAAAGAGGAAAGAAGTCGATGCAGAGGCAGACCAAGCTTTCTCCACTACGCTAACGTTCGACACCGGATATGGAATTGTTCCTTCATTATAA